From one Lycium barbarum isolate Lr01 chromosome 6, ASM1917538v2, whole genome shotgun sequence genomic stretch:
- the LOC132643935 gene encoding uncharacterized protein LOC132643935 — translation MVDLSNHVTSSGNTGNTQGFEEFTIDSSHSFYVHPSYSPSSQLVSIPFNGTGFVHWRSSMVTSLTPKNKLGLITGKIAQLDTNSPLYSFWERCNDMVKAWIINSLTRDIAISVMCLPTAKEVWSDINDRFGQSNGSKYIQIQREISSASQSSSAITTYFTKMRSLWDKLSSAYVSPTCSCGALPKFIEDQHLFQFLSGLNESFSTVKSGILMLSPLPSISKAYSLLQYDESQKESHPIVQGFSGDSASFSATTSSNRTYNQKVSFDPKRNSSS, via the coding sequence ATGGTTGATCTTAGTAATCATGTTACAAGTAGTGGAAACACGGGTAATACTCAAGGTTTTGAGGAATTCACCATAGACTCGTCACACTCGTTTTATGTTCATCCTTCATATAGTCCTAGTAGTCAATTGGTTTCAATACCTTTTAATGGGACTGGTTTTGTTCATTGGCGTAGTAGTATGGTGACATCCCTAACTCCAAAGAACAAATTAGGATTGATAACTGGGAAAATAGCTCAACTTGACACTAATTCACCTCTGTACTCATTTTGGGAAAGATGTAACGACATGGTGAAAGCCTGGATCATTAACTCCTTAACTAGAGACATTGCTATTAGTGTAATGTGCCTTCCCACTGCTAAAGAGGTTTGGAGTGATATAAATGACAGATTTGGTCAATCAAATGGTTCCAAATATATCCAAATACAGAGGGAAATTAGTTCAGCCTCTCAAAGTTCCTCTGCTATTACAACCTATTTTACAAAGATGAGAAGCCTCTGGGATAAACTATCCTCAGCCTATGTTAGTCCAACCTGCTCTTGTGGGGCTCTTCCTAAATTCATAGAGGATCAACATCTATTTCAGTTTCTTAGTGGTTTAAATGAGTCCTTTTCAACAGTGAAGAGTGGAATCTTGATGTTGTCACCCCTACCCTCTATTAGCAAAGCTTACTCGCTTCTCCAATATGATGAAAGCCAGAAAGAATCTCATCCCATTGTTCAGGGATTTTCTGGTGATTCAGCATCTTTTTCTGCTACCACTAGTTCAAATAGGACTTATAATCAGAAGGTGAGTTTTGATCCTAAAAGGAACTCATCTAGTTAA
- the LOC132643936 gene encoding uncharacterized protein LOC132643936: MSSCCLSAVQVVRFVKFTYGCSSNQSTILRKVPIALAHSLFLRYNCSCAGQLENADPCVQSDSFKHWYKNWKELRKYKLTASTFGQAVGLWPKRRVQLWEEKIGMIKPLSVRDHMAMRWNNIKEKEAIVRYSLITDNIVSFKNFQVYREMNVKDNWLAASPDGVIDKSINPLPSKGILEIKCPYFDGDKNKMIPWKRLPIYYVPQAQGLMEILDRDWIDVYGWTINGSSLFRLFRDKEYWQLLETALSDFWWKHVQPAKELCKGSKIANSRVYEPKPRHELLQQIIYQSRCVLNNSEFVMREIGGKLSHMS; the protein is encoded by the coding sequence ATGTCTTCTTGCTGCTTGTCAGCAGTACAGGTCGTGCGTTTTGTTAAGTTCACTTATGGGTGTTCATCAAATCAGAGTACCATTCTCAGGAAGGTACCAATTGCTCTTGCTCATTCTTTATTTCTAAGGTACAATTGCAGTTGTGCTGGACAGTTGGAGAATGCTGATCCATGTGTTCAATCCGATAGTTTTAAACACTGGTACAAAAATTGGAAAGAATTGAGAAAGTATAAACTCACAGCTAGCACTTTTGGTCAAGCTGTTGGTTTATGGCCTAAACGTAGAGTTCAACTCTGGGAGGAGAAAATCGGAATGATTAAACCCTTGTCGGTAAGAGATCATATGGCCATGCGTTGGAATAATATCAAGGAAAAAGAGGCAATTGTGAGATATAGTCTGATAACTGATAATATTGTCtctttcaagaactttcaagtcTATCGGGAAATGAACGTAAAGGATAACTGGCTTGCTGCTTCCCCTGATGGTGTAATCGACAAATCTATTAATCCTTTGCCATCAAAAGGAATTTTGGAAATCAAATGCCCTTACTTTGATGGTGATAAGAATAAGATGATACCTTGGAAAAGACTTCCCATTTACTATGTTCCTCAGGCTCAAGGTTTAATGGAAATATTGGATCGAGACTGGATTGACGTTTATGGGTGGACTATCAATGGAAGTAGTTTGTTTAGGTTGTTTCGAGATAAAGAATATTGGCAATTGTTGGAAACGGCACTTTCTGACTTCTGGTGGAAGCATGTTCAGCCAGCAAAAGAGTTGTGCAAGGGATCAAAGATTGCAAATTCTCGTGTCTATGAACCAAAACCTAGGCATGAATTACTTCAGCAAATCATCTATCAAAGCAGATGTGTGCTTAATAATTCTGAATTTGTTATGCGTGAAATTGGTGGAAAATTATCCCACATGTCCTAG
- the LOC132599642 gene encoding glucan endo-1,3-beta-glucosidase, acidic-like — MMTTLSVFVFAGMLILTYLEIIEALSVGVCYGRNGNNLPSAQDVVNLYKANGITNMRVYDPIPETLTALKESNIGIILDIPNENLQALTDPKAATDWVNANIMSYSSNVKFKYISVGNEISPGNVAKAKFAPFLLPALQNVQQAITTFHLQDQVKVTTSIETGMLTSTYPPSHSVFRNDAISFIKPIIEFLKQNQSPLLANIYPYYGYKANPDRIPLPYALFTQQKPDPSGYQNLFDAMLDAVYYAVEKAGGDNIEIVVAESGWPSDGGGVGVSMDNAATYYRNLISHVKSTSGTIHKPGKAIETYLFAMFDENVKIGGETEKHFGVFYPDKTQKYNLTF; from the exons ATGATGACTACCTTGTCCGTTTTTGTATTTGCTGGTATGTTAATATTGACATACCTTGAAATAATAG AGGCACTCTCTGTTGGAGTGTGTTACGGGAGAAATGGGAATAACTTACCATCAGCTCAAGATGTTGTAAATCTTTATAAAGCAAATGGCATAACAAACATGAGAGTATATGATCCAATTCCTGAAACACTTACTGCTCTCAAGGAAAGTAATATAGGCATCATTCTTGACATTCCAAATGAAAATCTTCAAGCATTGACAGATCCTAAAGCAGCTACAGATTGGGTCAACGCCAACATTATGAGTTATTCCTCAAATGTCAAGTTCAAATATATAAGTGTTGGAAATGAAATATCTCCTGGCAATGTTGCAAAAGCCAAATTTGCTCCATTCCTTCTTCCTGCATTGCAAAATGTGCAACAAGCCATAACGACATTTCATCTGCAGGATCAAGTGAAGGTCACAACAAGTATAGAGACCGGGATGTTAACAAGTACATACCCACCGTCTCATTCAGTGTTTCGCAACGATGCTATCAGTTTCATCAAACCGATCATTGAGTTCTTGAAACAGAATCAATCGCCTTTGCTGGCAAATATTTATCCATATTATGGTTATAAAGCCAACCCTGATCGTATTCCACTCCCTTATGCACTTTTTACACAACAAAAACCCGACCCATCGGGCTATCAAAATCTATTTGATGCTATGTTGGATGCAGTATATTATGCAGTTGAGAAAGCTGGTGGAGATAACATAGAGATTGTTGTTGCTGAAAGTGGATGGCCATCTGATGGTGGTGGTGTTGGAGTAAGTATGGATAATGCTGCGACTTATTATAGGAATTTGATCAGTCATGTGAAGTCAACATCAGGAACTATACACAAGCCCGGAAAGGCTATAGAAACTTATTTGTTTGCTATGTTTGATGAAAATGTGAAGATAGGAGGAGAGACTGAGAAGCATTTTGGAGTGTTCTATCCTGATAAAACTCAGAAGTATAATCTTACCTTCTAG